The genome window AATGTTGTAGCTGGAGTTGGTGGTGTGAGTCTTGCAAAAGAGCCAAAAGATATAACCCTCCTTCAAATTTTTAACGCAGTAAATGATAAAGAAAAACTTTTTAAGATCCACTCTGACTCACCTAAAGCCTGCCCACTTGGCGGCAAGATCGAGGGACTTTTAACCGGTCACTTTTTAAA of Campylobacter concisus contains these proteins:
- a CDS encoding Rrf2 family transcriptional regulator; amino-acid sequence: MQVGIKFSTAIHVVLAACFFKDEKVTSEFIAGSINTNPVIVRRLLGTLKAAGLVNVVAGVGGVSLAKEPKDITLLQIFNAVNDKEKLFKIHSDSPKACPLGGKIEGLLTGHFL